A single window of Spirochaetota bacterium DNA harbors:
- the tgt gene encoding tRNA guanosine(34) transglycosylase Tgt — protein sequence MQFQVLQKDISSKARVGNLITMHGNVETPVFMPVATRGAIRALTLKDIEEIGFDIILSNTYHLYIRPGINIIKKSEGVHNFINYHKPILTDSGGFQVFSLSDLCKIYENGVEFRSHLDGSKHFFSPERVLDVQKVLGSDIMMVLDQCIEYPSTIERARDAVYKTINWAIDSNDYWHREFDIGRQALFAIVQGSVYKELREECAQRLIELDFSGYAIGGLSVGEPNDLYREMTRFTLGCLPEKKPMYMMGIGSPMEILYAVMYGADMFDCVMPTRIARNGTLYTSNGRINIKSSIYTEDFSPLDENCNCYVCRSFTRAYLRHIYRIGEITSMIYNTYHNLFFMKNFMTEIRQSIKDGSFVKLYRRWESVYGDRTQE from the coding sequence ATGCAGTTTCAAGTACTCCAAAAAGATATTTCCAGCAAAGCCAGGGTGGGAAATCTCATAACAATGCATGGTAATGTTGAGACTCCTGTCTTTATGCCGGTTGCCACTAGGGGCGCCATCAGGGCCTTAACCCTAAAGGATATAGAAGAAATTGGCTTTGATATTATTCTTTCCAACACATACCATCTCTACATCCGACCTGGAATTAATATTATTAAGAAATCAGAGGGAGTACATAATTTTATAAATTACCATAAGCCTATACTTACTGATTCAGGGGGGTTCCAGGTATTTTCGCTTTCTGATCTGTGTAAAATTTATGAAAATGGCGTTGAGTTTAGGTCCCACCTTGACGGATCAAAACATTTCTTTTCTCCAGAAAGGGTGCTTGATGTTCAAAAGGTATTAGGATCGGATATCATGATGGTTCTCGATCAATGTATAGAATACCCTTCAACTATTGAAAGGGCAAGGGATGCGGTATATAAAACCATCAACTGGGCTATCGACTCAAATGACTATTGGCACAGGGAGTTTGATATTGGAAGGCAGGCCCTTTTTGCTATTGTACAGGGAAGCGTTTATAAAGAGTTGAGGGAGGAGTGTGCTCAAAGGCTGATTGAACTCGATTTCTCAGGTTATGCTATTGGAGGTTTATCTGTTGGTGAACCCAATGACCTATATAGGGAGATGACAAGGTTTACACTTGGGTGCTTGCCCGAGAAGAAGCCCATGTATATGATGGGGATTGGGAGTCCAATGGAGATCCTTTATGCAGTCATGTATGGCGCTGATATGTTCGATTGCGTTATGCCGACTAGAATCGCCCGTAATGGGACGCTATATACCTCTAATGGAAGGATCAATATTAAGTCCTCAATATATACTGAGGACTTTAGCCCTCTAGATGAAAACTGTAACTGCTACGTTTGCAGAAGCTTCACAAGGGCTTATCTGAGACATATCTATCGCATCGGAGAGATTACATCAATGATCTATAATACATATCACAATCTATTCTTTATGAAGAACTTTATGACTGAAATACGTCAGAGTATTAAGGACGGATCATTTGTAAAACTCTATAGGAGATGGGAGTCAGTCTATGGAGACAGGACTCAAGAATAA
- a CDS encoding 2-isopropylmalate synthase, translated as MKDNKIIIFDTTLRDGEQSPGFSMNIDEKLHFTNQLIKLGVDIIEAGFPISSKGDFDAVQRIARMAKGIQVAGLARANFQDIDVAWDAVSEAESPMIHTFISSSDIHITHQFKKDRNRVLKEAVSAVERAKSYTHNVEFSPMDASRSDRDYLVEMVQEVIDAGAIVVNIPDTVGYAIPSEFYDLIRYLFDHVNNIDKAIISVHCHNDLGLAVSNSIAAIQAGARQVECTINGIGERAGNTSLEELVMAIKTRNDVLNFYTNIDTKQIMSTSKLLSHITGVFVQPNKAIVGANAFAHESGIHQDGVLKMAVTYEIMRPEDVGLSKSTLVLGKHSGRHAVIDRLNSLGYNLNEEEITIFFKYFKDLADKKKEIYDDDLEVLVGEILYKEKGRYEVYNVQVSTGMFSPPMTMVTIKDNHNRSVEKYDVAHGNGGVDAGINAVKKITGTQARIESFNLVAITGGSDALCEVSVTVVEEFEKRQLRVFGNSVNIDITVAGILSFVDALNKLEYLKKRNGEDEMIDARL; from the coding sequence ATGAAGGATAATAAGATAATAATTTTTGACACAACATTAAGGGATGGAGAGCAATCTCCAGGTTTTAGTATGAACATAGATGAGAAGCTTCACTTCACCAATCAGCTTATTAAGCTTGGTGTTGACATCATTGAAGCTGGCTTCCCAATATCCTCTAAGGGTGATTTTGATGCAGTTCAAAGGATTGCACGTATGGCAAAGGGAATTCAGGTGGCAGGTCTTGCGAGAGCGAATTTTCAGGATATTGATGTAGCCTGGGATGCAGTAAGTGAAGCTGAGTCTCCGATGATTCATACCTTTATATCCAGTTCGGATATACACATAACACATCAATTCAAGAAGGATCGAAATCGCGTTTTGAAAGAGGCAGTGTCAGCGGTTGAAAGGGCCAAATCCTATACACATAATGTTGAGTTCTCGCCAATGGATGCATCCAGAAGCGATAGGGATTATCTTGTAGAGATGGTACAGGAGGTTATTGACGCAGGAGCAATTGTAGTCAATATCCCTGATACGGTGGGATATGCTATCCCGTCTGAATTTTACGATCTCATCAGGTATCTCTTTGATCATGTTAATAATATAGACAAGGCTATTATCTCTGTTCATTGTCACAATGACCTTGGTTTGGCTGTTTCGAACTCAATTGCGGCCATCCAGGCAGGAGCCAGACAGGTGGAGTGTACGATTAATGGAATTGGAGAGAGGGCCGGAAACACATCGCTTGAGGAATTAGTGATGGCTATCAAGACAAGAAATGATGTATTGAATTTCTATACAAATATTGACACTAAACAGATAATGTCCACTAGTAAGCTTTTATCGCATATTACCGGTGTCTTTGTGCAACCTAATAAAGCAATAGTGGGCGCAAATGCCTTTGCTCATGAATCAGGTATCCATCAGGATGGTGTGCTAAAAATGGCGGTGACATATGAAATTATGAGGCCTGAGGATGTTGGATTATCAAAATCTACCCTCGTATTGGGCAAGCACTCTGGAAGGCATGCGGTGATTGATAGATTGAATAGCCTGGGCTACAATTTAAACGAAGAGGAGATCACCATTTTTTTTAAATACTTTAAAGATCTGGCTGACAAAAAGAAAGAAATTTATGACGATGATCTGGAGGTCCTTGTTGGAGAGATCTTATACAAGGAGAAGGGACGCTATGAGGTCTATAATGTTCAAGTTTCCACAGGCATGTTCTCTCCTCCAATGACAATGGTCACGATTAAGGATAATCATAACAGAAGCGTTGAGAAGTATGATGTGGCTCATGGAAATGGAGGGGTGGATGCTGGGATAAACGCCGTAAAGAAGATTACAGGGACTCAGGCTAGAATTGAATCCTTTAATCTTGTGGCAATTACTGGCGGATCCGATGCCCTCTGTGAGGTATCGGTTACAGTGGTAGAAGAATTTGAAAAGAGGCAATTAAGGGTCTTCGGCAATAGCGTGAATATCGATATAACTGTTGCCGGAATTCTTTCCTTTGTTGATGCCCTTAACAAACTTGAGTATCTGAAAAAAAGAAATGGCGAGGATGAGATGATTGATGCGAGATTATGA
- a CDS encoding TonB-dependent receptor yields MKDRFANMSIYLILVFTISILHTCILPLYSQSDKNNLNNEVEGRGTNDLDEKSESDSIDNDRTDTRDERISEDIKLRTITVKGSSSNRDEKRDIQKLSSHTMTLQELKNVPASLGDSINALTSLPGIIRAGEGLFGPLVIRGANIRFNNYYIDDIPIYNPLHYGGMHSIINNNLINKIDLYASSFPVEFGSALAAVIDISTIDEVDEFGGYINISALSADALIQSPILRVEDEGLVFGSPINISDNAGFENIGYFIVSGRYGYIGLLIPHLMPKEEKDKIEIVPEYWDYQTKCKYNFNSTNSLTLLLIGSSDYFKIKKKRSLEEGEDPLQARLEFKMDQVSHGQGIYYTYKPSKKMSNELIAYSSFHKSFRYMNFPEEGIADWAKNVHVTSRSYIFGFKDNNRFEWWQHHGEVDAGIEHTIYYFTAHGKTILPQGYYSIIDLSDPNMMISYYLDERIVNHVTSGYLKNRFTLGRFILLPGIRSDYLSRSAKATWDPRIMASYEFPTRTTLSAAGGKYSFFLQTNPIIFDTSPDLTKLGDELMSEKAIHRALGVEQKIDLVTLKIEGFYNNFYDLAEAYPHIEPDGTYLQGLTSGKAKAKGVEIMLRKDRVLKRRGLFGWLSYTYTHSKYKSGLPTQPGLYGNPSNRIGDEYGDQWINYDFEQRHSLKLVTGYVFGNHTFSARFQFYSSFPYTPIIGSNLDIEYYFRTGLLRYQPITGKRNTAHFPSHHTLDIRYSYRNFYSWGHVSWYIEVINVYNNRAINEHNWDYRYEYGPNNPHNKAPEDNFMQGIIPNFGVEIKF; encoded by the coding sequence ATGAAAGATCGCTTCGCAAACATGTCTATTTATTTGATATTAGTCTTTACCATATCCATTCTACATACTTGTATTCTGCCCCTTTACTCACAGTCCGATAAGAATAACTTGAATAATGAGGTCGAGGGGAGAGGCACGAATGATTTGGATGAAAAAAGTGAGTCTGACTCGATTGATAATGATAGGACTGACACTAGGGATGAAAGGATATCTGAGGATATTAAGCTTCGAACCATTACGGTAAAGGGATCATCATCGAACAGGGATGAGAAGCGGGATATCCAAAAGTTATCTAGCCATACCATGACATTGCAGGAACTCAAGAATGTCCCGGCATCGTTGGGCGATTCCATTAATGCATTAACCTCCCTTCCAGGTATTATTCGAGCTGGAGAGGGCTTGTTCGGGCCGCTTGTCATCAGAGGAGCAAACATCAGATTTAATAACTACTATATAGATGATATCCCAATCTACAATCCTCTGCATTACGGTGGGATGCATTCCATTATAAATAATAATCTTATCAATAAAATAGATCTATACGCCTCGTCATTCCCTGTTGAATTTGGCTCAGCCCTGGCAGCTGTGATTGACATAAGTACAATCGACGAGGTTGATGAATTTGGAGGATATATCAACATCAGCGCTCTCTCAGCAGATGCTCTTATTCAATCACCTATATTGCGCGTTGAAGATGAAGGGTTAGTTTTTGGTTCACCTATTAATATTTCTGACAATGCAGGTTTTGAGAATATTGGTTATTTCATAGTCTCTGGCAGGTACGGTTATATAGGACTTCTTATACCGCATCTGATGCCCAAGGAGGAGAAAGATAAAATTGAAATTGTACCCGAATATTGGGATTACCAGACAAAATGCAAGTACAACTTTAACAGCACAAATTCCCTAACCCTCCTTTTGATAGGCAGCAGCGACTATTTTAAAATAAAAAAGAAGAGATCCCTTGAAGAGGGAGAAGATCCTCTTCAAGCAAGATTAGAGTTTAAAATGGATCAGGTCTCTCACGGACAGGGAATATACTATACCTATAAACCATCAAAAAAGATGTCAAATGAGTTGATTGCATACAGCTCATTTCATAAAAGCTTTAGATATATGAATTTCCCTGAGGAAGGCATTGCAGATTGGGCTAAAAATGTCCATGTTACATCTCGTTCCTATATATTTGGCTTCAAGGATAATAATAGATTTGAATGGTGGCAACATCATGGAGAGGTTGATGCGGGAATCGAGCATACAATATACTATTTTACAGCGCATGGTAAAACAATTCTGCCCCAGGGTTATTATTCAATTATAGACCTCTCTGACCCAAATATGATGATATCATACTACCTTGATGAAAGAATAGTAAACCATGTTACTAGCGGATATCTGAAGAATAGATTTACCTTAGGAAGATTTATCCTTTTGCCTGGTATACGTTCAGATTATCTAAGCAGGTCAGCTAAAGCGACATGGGATCCAAGGATTATGGCAAGCTATGAATTCCCTACAAGGACCACACTCTCAGCCGCTGGAGGTAAGTATAGCTTTTTTTTGCAGACTAATCCGATTATCTTTGATACATCCCCTGATCTTACAAAGCTTGGGGATGAACTGATGAGCGAAAAAGCTATTCACCGTGCATTGGGAGTTGAGCAGAAGATTGATCTCGTTACTCTAAAGATAGAGGGCTTTTACAATAATTTTTATGATTTAGCCGAGGCATATCCACATATCGAACCAGATGGCACTTATCTCCAGGGATTGACCTCTGGAAAGGCAAAGGCTAAGGGTGTAGAGATCATGCTTCGAAAGGACAGGGTGTTAAAACGAAGAGGTCTTTTCGGGTGGTTGAGCTATACATATACACATTCAAAATACAAATCAGGATTGCCGACGCAACCAGGGCTCTATGGAAATCCATCAAATAGGATTGGAGATGAATATGGCGATCAGTGGATAAATTATGACTTTGAGCAGCGGCATTCACTGAAGCTTGTCACAGGATACGTCTTTGGGAATCATACATTCAGTGCACGATTCCAGTTTTATTCATCCTTCCCTTACACCCCAATTATTGGATCAAATCTGGATATTGAATACTACTTTAGAACAGGATTATTAAGATATCAGCCGATTACAGGGAAGAGGAATACAGCTCATTTCCCTTCACATCACACCCTTGACATTCGTTATAGTTACAGAAATTTCTATTCCTGGGGCCATGTTAGCTGGTATATAGAAGTAATTAATGTCTATAACAATAGAGCGATTAATGAGCATAACTGGGATTATAGATATGAATATGGTCCCAATAATCCGCATAACAAAGCGCCTGAAGATAACTTTATGCAGGGGATTATCCCAAACTTCGGGGTTGAGATAAAGTTCTGA
- the recA gene encoding recombinase RecA has protein sequence MTVQKEFNQKDQALEQALIQIEKQFGKGSIMRLGDDSAKVKIAVIPTGAIELDVALGIGGIPRGRIIEIFGPESSGKTTMTLHIAAEAQKKGGIVAFVDAEHALDPYYASKLGVNTDNLLVSQPDTGEEALEISEALVRSGALDLIVIDSVAALVPKAEIDGDMGDSHMGLQARLMSQALRKLTAVISKSKTSVIFINQIRHKIGVMFGSPETTTGGNALKFYSSVRLDIRRIETLKSGDEAIGNRVRVKVVKNKVAPPFKQAEFDIMYNSGISIEGGILDLGTKYEIIKKTGTWYSYDDERMGQGRENSKKYLLDHPDIAVEIERKIKVHTGLISEENNDDSEVILKSESREGNVGTVEESKGVV, from the coding sequence ATGACAGTTCAAAAGGAGTTTAACCAGAAAGATCAGGCATTGGAACAGGCATTAATCCAAATTGAGAAGCAGTTTGGGAAGGGTTCTATTATGAGATTGGGAGATGATTCAGCAAAGGTGAAGATAGCTGTAATCCCTACAGGAGCGATTGAACTGGATGTAGCTCTTGGGATAGGCGGAATCCCAAGGGGAAGAATAATCGAGATATTCGGGCCTGAATCATCGGGTAAAACAACCATGACACTTCATATTGCTGCTGAAGCGCAGAAAAAGGGGGGTATTGTAGCCTTTGTCGATGCTGAGCATGCTCTAGATCCCTACTATGCCTCTAAACTCGGAGTTAATACCGATAATCTCCTGGTCTCTCAACCCGATACAGGGGAGGAGGCTCTGGAGATATCCGAGGCGCTGGTTAGATCAGGCGCCTTGGATTTGATTGTGATTGATTCAGTAGCGGCTTTAGTGCCAAAAGCGGAGATTGATGGAGATATGGGCGACTCACACATGGGACTTCAGGCCAGACTAATGAGTCAGGCTTTAAGGAAGCTGACTGCAGTAATATCAAAATCTAAGACGAGCGTCATATTTATCAATCAGATTAGACATAAAATCGGGGTTATGTTTGGCTCGCCTGAGACAACGACAGGCGGCAATGCTTTAAAATTTTATTCTTCAGTTCGTTTAGACATACGAAGAATTGAGACCCTAAAATCAGGGGACGAGGCAATCGGGAACAGGGTTCGTGTAAAAGTTGTGAAGAATAAAGTAGCACCCCCATTTAAACAGGCAGAATTTGATATTATGTACAATTCCGGAATATCCATTGAGGGAGGGATATTGGACCTTGGCACAAAATATGAAATAATAAAGAAGACAGGAACCTGGTATTCCTATGACGATGAACGGATGGGTCAGGGAAGAGAGAATTCAAAAAAATACTTATTGGATCATCCTGACATCGCAGTGGAAATTGAAAGAAAGATAAAGGTCCACACCGGTCTCATAAGCGAAGAGAATAATGATGATTCAGAGGTTATATTAAAGTCGGAGAGTCGTGAAGGTAATGTCGGCACAGTAGAGGAATCCAAGGGAGTTGTCTAA
- a CDS encoding MBL fold metallo-hydrolase, with protein MHEKILPELFRIETKRPSCSSYLIKTDERNILIDPGIADHIDLLEEELNEIGIGIEDISIVINTHEHVDHIGANKHFQKRSIIASHRYAATKIISADDEVLMCRALGHDVKGYRVDLWLMNINAITTDNWFLKVIHTPGHTSGSICIFEPYKRILISGDTLFSDGTISAITRSGSYGEYINSLARLNTMKIDLLLPGHGKISKNPESDIQKAIENAEKRHEEFLIK; from the coding sequence ATGCATGAAAAAATTTTACCTGAACTATTTAGAATAGAAACTAAAAGACCGAGTTGTTCATCGTATCTTATTAAGACTGATGAGAGAAATATCCTGATTGATCCCGGCATTGCTGATCATATAGACCTTCTTGAAGAGGAGTTGAATGAAATTGGGATTGGGATAGAGGATATCAGCATAGTAATAAATACACATGAACACGTTGACCATATAGGCGCAAACAAGCACTTTCAGAAACGCTCCATTATCGCATCACACCGTTATGCAGCCACAAAGATCATCTCTGCAGATGATGAGGTGCTGATGTGTCGGGCGCTTGGACATGATGTGAAGGGGTATAGGGTTGATCTTTGGCTTATGAATATAAATGCGATTACCACCGACAATTGGTTTTTGAAGGTGATCCATACACCAGGTCACACATCTGGTTCAATCTGTATATTTGAACCCTATAAGAGGATTTTAATTTCAGGTGACACGCTCTTCTCTGATGGCACCATATCAGCAATAACGAGATCAGGCAGCTATGGCGAGTACATCAATTCGTTAGCCCGGCTTAATACTATGAAGATAGATTTGCTTTTGCCTGGGCATGGAAAAATTTCCAAAAACCCTGAATCCGACATTCAGAAGGCGATCGAAAACGCTGAAAAACGGCATGAGGAATTTTTAATTAAATAA
- a CDS encoding histidine decarboxylase — translation MMKKTLLSPQDKEKLDKLYIKIQEESNHFIGYPCNIDFDYSELFRFLKKPINNVGDPFVSSNYHVNTHEFEREVLKFFAKITHAGKDFWGYVTNGGTEGNMYGLYLARELYPEGIIYYSQDTHYSVSKILRILRMKSIMIRSQESGEIDYEDLRETIRIKRDFVPIILANIGTTMKGAIDNVKRIHDILDELAISTHYIHCDAALCGMILPFTIGAPGFDFRLGVDSISISGHKFIGSPIPCGIAIARRQNVDRIARSIEYVGTLDTTLSGSRNGITPLFLWYAIKRLDTNALKLRVKRCFEVADYAIEEFNKLKLNAWRNEYSTTVVFKRPAMEIVRKWQLASLKDIAHLVVMPHVTREWIKRFLKDLQ, via the coding sequence ATGATGAAGAAAACGCTATTATCTCCTCAAGACAAAGAGAAATTAGACAAGCTATACATAAAAATCCAGGAGGAGTCCAATCACTTCATTGGCTATCCATGTAACATCGATTTCGACTATTCTGAATTATTCCGTTTCCTCAAAAAACCAATAAATAATGTTGGAGATCCATTTGTTTCCAGCAATTATCATGTTAACACACATGAATTTGAACGTGAGGTGTTGAAATTTTTTGCCAAGATTACCCATGCTGGCAAAGACTTCTGGGGCTATGTGACAAATGGCGGCACTGAGGGAAACATGTATGGCCTATATTTGGCAAGGGAGCTGTATCCGGAGGGGATAATCTATTATTCTCAGGACACACATTACAGTGTCAGCAAAATACTTCGCATACTTCGAATGAAGAGCATTATGATAAGATCTCAGGAAAGTGGCGAGATCGATTATGAAGACCTGAGAGAGACCATACGAATAAAGAGGGATTTTGTGCCCATAATTTTGGCTAATATCGGCACAACGATGAAAGGCGCCATTGATAATGTTAAGAGAATACATGATATTCTGGATGAACTTGCCATCTCTACCCATTATATTCATTGTGACGCCGCTCTGTGCGGAATGATCCTTCCCTTTACTATTGGCGCGCCAGGATTTGATTTCAGGCTGGGTGTAGACAGCATATCAATAAGCGGGCATAAATTTATTGGCTCCCCCATCCCATGCGGAATAGCGATAGCCAGGCGGCAAAATGTAGATCGAATTGCGCGCTCCATTGAATACGTTGGAACTCTGGACACCACGCTGAGCGGTTCAAGAAACGGGATAACGCCGCTTTTTTTATGGTATGCGATTAAGAGACTGGATACAAATGCGCTGAAACTGAGGGTAAAAAGATGTTTTGAAGTTGCTGATTATGCTATTGAAGAGTTTAATAAGCTGAAGTTGAATGCCTGGAGAAATGAATATTCCACTACTGTTGTTTTCAAACGACCTGCCATGGAAATAGTAAGGAAATGGCAACTGGCTTCCCTGAAGGATATTGCGCATTTAGTGGTTATGCCGCATGTGACAAGGGAATGGATAAAGAGATTCCTAAAAGACCTGCAATAG
- the cas6 gene encoding CRISPR system precrRNA processing endoribonuclease RAMP protein Cas6: MPDPNIRKLSRNENIPRPYVIKPPLERKTLYLKDELIKYEMVIFGRAIDFLPYILITLKSAAQNGLGKNRGRAYLERIHQKNPVTGNVHELFSSENDMVYPRDIFFTENDFKTMDVDRVRLNFKTPAVIKDRGKFIQTPAFDTLIKRIRDRFSALSWFYEGIEPDIDFKNFTVEAEKVKTVRADVAYMQTYRRTRNPSAKQNMSGFVGSLIYQGPISQYMPYLLFGQYMHVGKAAVFGNGWYEAEV, translated from the coding sequence ATGCCTGACCCAAATATCAGGAAGCTGTCCAGAAACGAAAACATCCCAAGGCCCTATGTCATAAAACCCCCACTGGAAAGAAAAACCCTTTATTTAAAAGATGAACTGATAAAATATGAGATGGTGATCTTCGGCAGGGCAATTGACTTTTTGCCTTACATCCTGATCACTCTGAAAAGCGCTGCCCAGAATGGACTTGGGAAAAACAGGGGAAGGGCATACCTTGAAAGGATTCACCAGAAGAATCCCGTTACCGGAAATGTGCATGAACTCTTCTCATCAGAGAACGACATGGTTTATCCCAGGGATATATTCTTTACCGAGAATGATTTTAAGACAATGGATGTTGATCGGGTTAGATTAAACTTCAAAACCCCGGCAGTCATAAAGGACAGGGGCAAATTTATCCAGACTCCCGCCTTTGACACCCTTATCAAAAGGATAAGGGACAGATTCTCAGCCCTCTCATGGTTTTATGAAGGCATTGAACCGGATATAGATTTTAAAAATTTTACTGTGGAGGCTGAAAAGGTTAAAACCGTAAGGGCTGATGTGGCATATATGCAGACCTACCGAAGAACCAGAAACCCATCCGCTAAACAGAACATGAGCGGATTTGTGGGAAGCCTGATATACCAGGGGCCCATCAGCCAATATATGCCCTACCTCCTTTTCGGACAATACATGCACGTGGGCAAGGCCGCGGTCTTTGGGAACGGATGGTATGAGGCGGAGGTTTGA
- a CDS encoding lamin tail domain-containing protein — translation MIILYLLIYILFSCGYPERYVEGIKEEKQYSGIEIFLPSRILYVSDRATASLLILLPSGEKIISYNADVSWSSSNSEIISISDSGIITALSRGSVDINAAMDDYDTSEEIIVEEFSKILLSEVFYDPPSPESEREFIEIYNGHNYACDISGFVIIDGKEDSTPFTFPLDSLIPSNSFIVIAKSYDGFYNYFELYPDYSGFTFPLNNDGETIYLLRPDNHINDAMCFEGGVGDICYMDDWCIYNEEPSASEGNSVQRINFNINSTCTDWESGEPTPGSN, via the coding sequence GTGATAATTCTATATCTTCTCATCTATATCCTCTTTTCATGCGGATATCCGGAGAGATACGTAGAAGGGATAAAAGAGGAAAAACAATACAGCGGGATTGAGATATTCCTTCCCTCCAGAATCCTATATGTCAGCGATCGAGCAACTGCATCGCTGTTGATATTGCTTCCCTCTGGAGAAAAAATTATATCATATAATGCGGATGTATCCTGGAGCAGCAGCAATAGTGAAATTATTTCTATTAGCGATTCAGGAATTATTACAGCCCTGAGCAGGGGTTCTGTTGATATTAATGCTGCTATGGATGATTATGATACCTCTGAGGAGATCATAGTTGAGGAATTTTCAAAGATATTACTTAGCGAGGTATTCTATGATCCCCCTTCACCTGAGAGCGAAAGGGAGTTTATTGAGATATATAATGGGCATAACTATGCTTGCGATATCTCAGGATTTGTAATAATTGATGGGAAAGAGGATAGCACACCCTTTACTTTTCCTCTGGATAGCTTGATCCCCTCCAACAGTTTTATAGTTATTGCTAAATCCTATGATGGCTTTTACAATTACTTTGAATTATATCCCGATTATTCAGGCTTCACTTTTCCTCTAAATAACGATGGTGAGACTATTTATCTATTGAGACCGGACAATCATATCAATGACGCTATGTGTTTTGAGGGTGGGGTTGGAGATATATGCTATATGGATGATTGGTGTATATATAATGAAGAACCTTCAGCAAGCGAGGGGAATTCAGTACAGCGAATAAATTTCAATATTAACAGCACCTGTACAGACTGGGAGAGCGGAGAGCCCACCCCAGGCTCCAATTAA
- a CDS encoding ACT domain-containing protein: protein MKQISIIVESVPGVLADITELMAISSINIDDIEAETIGKMGILVMTVDKYDLALRVLRDSGYHAISEESILVKLKDEPGALAKIAKIFGDANINIRGIHIVNRDGCNSFVAISTERTEEAIELVRDIIVF, encoded by the coding sequence ATGAAACAGATATCAATTATTGTTGAAAGCGTGCCTGGAGTGCTTGCAGATATTACGGAACTCATGGCAATCAGCAGCATAAATATTGATGATATTGAAGCTGAAACAATTGGCAAAATGGGCATTCTTGTGATGACTGTGGATAAATATGATTTGGCCCTAAGGGTATTAAGGGATTCAGGTTATCATGCCATTAGTGAAGAGAGCATACTTGTTAAATTGAAAGATGAACCCGGAGCATTGGCAAAGATAGCAAAAATATTTGGGGATGCCAATATAAACATAAGAGGCATTCATATTGTCAACCGGGATGGGTGTAACTCATTTGTAGCCATTTCCACAGAGCGCACAGAGGAAGCAATTGAGCTTGTTCGGGATATTATTGTTTTTTAA
- a CDS encoding GNAT family N-acetyltransferase — translation MISTYEQVIPLNQSQKRPAVKVLTRAYSDDALVNYIIPKASMKENQLSWYWGTALHSGLGYGMVFTTPDVNGVAIWSKPGNPKLTILDMFRVGMLTAPFKLGLASALRAKASMNYTTKIEKESAPEDHWHLLVLAVDPPCQGKGIGGMLIQPVLDQADADGYSCYLETFNENAVSFYEKHGFEVACITEVPKGGPQFWSMLRPPH, via the coding sequence ATGATCAGCACATATGAACAAGTAATTCCTCTCAACCAGTCTCAAAAAAGACCTGCAGTTAAGGTATTGACTAGGGCCTATTCAGATGATGCCTTGGTAAATTATATCATTCCCAAAGCATCCATGAAGGAGAATCAATTATCATGGTACTGGGGTACTGCTCTTCATAGTGGTTTGGGATATGGTATGGTTTTTACAACTCCTGATGTTAATGGTGTGGCTATATGGTCTAAACCGGGGAATCCAAAATTGACCATTTTGGATATGTTTCGAGTTGGTATGCTCACAGCGCCCTTTAAACTAGGCCTAGCTTCCGCCCTACGCGCAAAAGCATCAATGAACTATACTACGAAAATAGAGAAAGAATCAGCCCCAGAAGATCACTGGCATCTGCTTGTTCTTGCAGTTGATCCTCCATGTCAGGGCAAGGGTATTGGTGGAATGTTAATTCAACCGGTGTTGGATCAAGCGGATGCAGATGGCTATTCCTGCTATCTTGAGACTTTTAATGAAAATGCTGTTTCCTTTTATGAAAAGCATGGCTTTGAGGTAGCATGCATAACAGAAGTGCCAAAGGGCGGACCGCAATTTTGGAGTATGTTAAGACCTCCTCATTGA